A section of the Malania oleifera isolate guangnan ecotype guangnan chromosome 2, ASM2987363v1, whole genome shotgun sequence genome encodes:
- the LOC131149167 gene encoding uncharacterized protein LOC131149167 produces MQSSMAEDPSPRPSYALLLRLMSKRRTWVCLFVVVYGILVSSSWNLLKTILSWYKSSLDSPSASSGWPALYASVLLGAVFGLLAMAAALAVAVPAMVVTWITVLVLLTFCGKPRSALVMEGREITAEISRVVLKILLKEGNVVAAICAVLGYFALFRRSGGD; encoded by the coding sequence ATGCAGTCATCAATGGCGGAAGACCCTTCTCCGAGACCCTCGTATGCGCTGCTGCTGAGGCTGATGAGCAAAAGGAGGACATGGGTTTGTCTCTTTGTGGTGGTCTACGGGATCCTCGTGTCTTCCTCGTGGAACCTGCTCAAGACCATCCTCTCCTGGTACAAATCCAGCCTCGACTCGCCTTCTGCTTCCTCCGGCTGGCCTGCCCTGTACGCGTCCGTGCTTCTCGGAGCGGTCTTCGGGCTGCTGGCCATGGCGGCGGCTCTGGCGGTGGCCGTGCCGGCGATGGTGGTGACGTGGATCACTGTGCTGGTGCTGTTGACGTTCTGCGGGAAGCCGAGGAGCGCTCTAGTGATGGAGGGGAGGGAGATCACGGCGGAGATCTCTAGGGTTGTGCTCAAGATTCTGTTAAAGGAAGGGAATGTGGTGGCGGCGATTTGTGCGGTTCTGGGGTACTTTGCGCTTTTCAGGAGGAGCGGAGGAGACTGA